DNA from Streptococcus parasuis:
AATGTAAAACCGAAGGCAGATTTGATAAAGCTACGAAAGTGCTTGGTATCAGAACGAGATAAGGCTTCTTGGAGCGTAGCCATATTCATAAAATCCATCTTTCGACCACCACGGAGAGCAAACAAACCAATGAAACCCATAAGACTAAGTCCACCGATTTGAATCAACAACATACAGATAATCTGTCCAAAGGTAGAATATGATTCGGAGACAGCTTGAGTGAACAGGCCTGTCACACAGACCATAGAAACAGCTGTAAAAAGATGATCCCAATAGGTGGCGACGGAGCTATCAGCTTGCGAAATAGGTAAGCTTAGTAAGATGGAACCTACCAAAATCACGAATAGAAAGCTAAACATAATTCGTTGACTTGGAGTCAGTTTGATAGATAAAAAAGACATGATATTCCCTTTTGATAATTAAATATGAAGCTATTGTAGCACAAATAGTTGAAAAAGGTAAGAAATAATGAATTAAAATGTTTATGAAATTATCAAGAAAATCAAGGGATTTTATAACCTGATGAATACCAGTTTTGTAAAGGGTTACATGCAGAAAATTCAGACGATAGATTATCGATTATTCTGCTAAAATAGTAATAATAGGCCGCTTCATAACAAAAAAAGTCAATTCATTTTGTGAGCTGACTTTGTATCATATTAATCGAATCTGATTATCAAGTAATTGAATATATACTATTAGCTAATCTATATGCATTAGATTTTTTGTATTCAGATTAAAAAGAAGAGAGCTATTTCCACTCAGCTAATATTTTATAGTGATAGTAACGAAGAGGACCCACTTTTTCAAGCAAGTAAGTGGCGGCCAATCCTACCAAAAATCCAGAAAGTATTCCGCTAAAAGAGAGTATCGGAAGGTAGTTCAATACATAAAAAGAGCGAGCGATGGTAGCGAAAACAATCAATTGACCGACGTTGTGCATCATACCTCCCAGTATTGAAATGCCAATTGGGCTGACCCGACGAGGTCCGAGTTGTTTTGCAGATAACATTACAATATAGCTTAGAGTCACTCCTGCGAAACTATAGAGAAAAGTGGAGAAAGTACCACCTAGAAAAGTTGAAATAAGTAAGCGTAACGAAACCACTTTTACACTATCTTTCGCAGGGAGTGTAAATATTGCAATCAAGCTGATGAGGTTGCCAAGGCCTAGTTTAGCGCCAGGGGCAAAAGAGAAAGGTGTAGGGATTAATCGTTCAACTACCGAAATTACGACAGCTTGTGCAGCTAACATCGTAATAAAATTTAAGGTTTTACGTTTGGAATTCATCATTGACTTTTGAAATATTCTTTCTTGGCATTATTTTCTTACTAGTTATCTTACATTTTTTTTCGTTACCATGCAAGTGTGCAGATATACCACTAATTATTGAAAAACGCTTGAAATGTATAAGATATTAAGATATAATGATTTTGTTATAAATTGTTGCTATTTTCACAAGGAGGATTAATTGTGACGAAAAATATTGTGATTGTCGGTGCTGGCTACGCAGGGATTGCAGCAGCTCGACTATTAGGGAAAACGTTTAAGAAAAACAAAGATGTAAGCGTTACCTTGATTGATAAAAACTCTTTCCATACTTACATGACAGAGTTGCATGAAGTGGCTGCAGGACGTGTGGAAGCTAATGCGATTAAGTATGACTTACAACGAATCTTTAAAAAATATCCAAAGGTTCAGTTGGTAACAGATAAAGTTGTAGAAATTGACTACGATAAGAAACAAGTCGTTGCTGAACACCAAACCTTGGCATTTGATTATTTGCTTCTTTCTATGGGTGGTGAGGCGAATGACTTTGGTGTCAAAGGTGTCAAAGAACATGGTTTCACTTTATGGTCAATTGAGGCAGCTGAACGTTTGCATGATCACATGATTGATGCTTGCTACCGTGCCATGCGTGAACATGATGAAGCAAAACGACGTGCCCTTCTGACCTTTACAGTTATCGGTGCTGGCTTCACAGGTATTGAGATGATCGGTGAGTTGATTGACTGGGTACCGATTTTGGCGCGTGAGTTCAAGTTGGATCCAAAAGAATTCTCACTTAAGGTTGTTGAGGCAACGCCAAATATCTTGGCTATGGTTACTGAAAAAGAGCAAGTCAAGGCTCGCAAATACCTTGAGAAAAAAGGTGTTGAATTGGTTCTTGGCGATGGTGTAGCAAGTGTACAAGAAGATAGCTTAACATTGGCATCTGGCCGTCAAATTCAAACCTACACCTCTATTTGGACTGCAGGTGTTCAAGCAAATTCTGATGCTAGTGAATTCGGTATTGAAAAAGCGCGTGCAGGTCGCCTAATTGCCAATGAATTCATGGAAGCCAAAGGCAAAGAAAATGTCTATGTGGCTGGTGACTTGGTTTACTTTGAAGAATCAGAAGGAAAACCAACCCCTCAAATCGTTCAAGCAGCTGAACAAACTGGTCATACTGCAGCAAGCAATATCATTGCAGCGATCAACGGCGGAGAAAAGCACAGTTATAAAGGCAAGTATGATGGTTTTATGGTATCTATCGGATCACGCTATGGTGTAGCATTCTTGATGGATAAGTACCATATGTCAGGGTTCTTTGCGATGGCTGTAAAACATATGGTCAACTTACTTTATTTCTTTACCATTCGCAGTTTCTTCTACATGGGATCCTATGTACGTCATGAATTCTTTGATATTAAGAATAAACGAAATATTTTTGGTGGTCATACATCTGGTAAAGGAAACCTTTTATGGACTGTGCCAATGCGCCTGTTATATGGCTCTGTTTGGCTCTATGAAGGGGTGAAAAAAGCATTTGGATTGTTCGGAACAACCTCATGGTTTGGGGATCAAGTTGTTTTCCCATTCCCATGGTTAGCTGATCCTGTATCTGGAGCGTCAGCAGCTGAAACAGTATCAAGCGCTTCACAAGCAGCTACTGCAGTAGCAGAAGCAGCTCATCCAATCTTTGGGTTGAGTTATGCTTATGGTGAGACACCAATGACGGTATTAGAAAAAATGCCTAACTGGTTTGCATCTATCATGGAATTCTTAATGCCAAACCAAGAAGTTGCACTATTTATGCAAAAATTCATGACTATTGCAGAAATTGGGATTGGTTTAGCCTTGATTGCAGGTGCATTTGTATGGATTGTCTCTGCTGCAACAGTCGCTTTGGTTGTGATGTTTAGTTTATCAGGAATGTTCTACTGGGTAAATATTTGGTTTATCCCAGCAGCAATCTCATTAATGAATGGTTCTGGTAGAGCATTTGGATTAGATTATTGGATTATGCCATGGTTAGGTCGCTTCCTTGATAAGACCATTTATGGGAAGCCCAAGCATATATACAGGATCAAGGATAATAAATAAAGGAAATTTTAACAGTTAAGTGGTACATCAAATTTGGGATGCCCACCCAGAAATAAAGAGAGGGCTTGAAGAGGTTAAAACCATCATCTTATCAGAGATGATGGTTCTGCATCCAGCAGTAAAAAATAAGATTGTTGAGTATGTAGAGGCACCAGGTAAATACCTGCGTGCTGGCCTTTGTTTGCTCTTTGCACAGATGAAGGAAGGACAGATTAGCCAATCAAAGTTGTATTTTGCTGCGTATCTTGAAGTTTTACATCTAGCAACCCTTATACATGATGACGTGATTGATGGGGCAGATAAAAGACGGGGAGTTATTACGGCCCATCAGCAATTTTCAAATCGGATTGCAATCTATACTGGTGATTATCTTTTGGCCTATTCAGGTCGTTTGTTGGCCCAGGGATTACGGTTACAAGATCTATCTCAGGAAGATATGAATTTAGGCAATGATAAACTCATGGAAACCATTTTAAGAGGAGAGCTGTCTCAATTAATGAATCAGTTTGATACAGAAATGACTATGAAAGCCTATCTCAAACAAATACAAGGGAAGACAGCATTTCTCTTTGGTTTGTCATGCCAATTGGGAGCTTTTGTGCCAGGACAGTCTAAGAAAGAAAGTGGACTAGCTTTTCGAACAGGTCAAGCTCTTGGTATGGCATTCCAGATCCGAGATGATTTAATTGATTACCAATTGGATGTTAGAGTATCTGGTAAGCCTCAATTGCAGGATCTTTAAAATGGTATTTATACTGCCCCATTGCTACTTGCTCTAAGAGAAAAAAAGGAAATTCGTCAGGATTTAAAAGCGTATATTGAAAATCCACAGACTGAAGCTCTGGATCAGTTGGCAATAAAAATCAAGGCTACGGGTGCTATTGAAAAAACGGAAAGCTTGATTTCTTCCTACCTTATTAAATGCAACAATTTTGCAAATAGAATGCAAATTTCAGAAAAAGAATCATTTGATCGAATCATAGAAAACGTATTCAAAAATTACTTCTAATTTGTGATTTTTTTGTCAATTTTGACTAGACAGATAGAAGAAAAAGTTATATCATTATAGTATAGTTATTAACATAAAACAAAGGAGTTTTATCATGAAAAACACAAAATGGATGTTGAAAAGTTTGTTAGTTCTCGGCGCTGCTGTAACTTTGGTAGCATGTGGTGCTAAAGAAGAATCATCTACAACAACATCATCAACAGCAGAAACAACTACTTCTGAATCTTCTACATCAGCTTGGAAAGATGGAACTTACAAAGCTGAGTCAGGATTTGATGAACGCGGATGGAAATTTGTTCATGAAATTACAATTAAAGACGGAAAAATCACTGCTTCAACTGCTGACTATGAAGACAAAGATGGTAATTTGAAATCTGAAAATGCTGAATACAATACAACAATGAAAGAAAAATCAGGTATATCTTCTGCAGAAGCTACAGATAAACTTGATGAAGAACTTCTTGCAGCACAAAGTGCAGATGTAGAAGTGGTTTCAGGTGCAACCCATACTTCTGAAAACTTCAAAAAATCAACTGAAGCACTTTTGAAAGCTGCTGAAGAAGGAAAAACAGATACTATCACACTTACATTTGAGTAACATCTGTCAGTAAATTATAGGCACAGTAGCCCTAGGCTGGCTACTGTGTTTTTCTATTAGAAAGGAAGAGTTAATGAAAAAGGGAATCCGTTTATTTGTAATTTGTATTGCCACATTTCTCCTAGTAGCATGCGGAGCTAAGAAAACGGAAACGTTACCTGTCGTAAAAACTCCATTGACTCGTAGCGAAAGTCTACTACATACAGTAGTGCAATTGAGTATCTATCACGATGATCAAGAGGAAGTGATGGATGAGGCAATCGCCTATATCAAGGAAATGGAAAGTTTGCTGTCAACGAATTTGGAGGGATCAGATGTTTATCGGATCAATCAGGCGGCTGGAAAAGAAGCTGTCAAAGTAGATGATCGGACTTTTGAAGTAATTGAGAAGGCTATCGAGACCAGTGAAGAGAGTGATGGTTTATTTGATATTTCAATCGGTGCTGTGACTAATCTCTGGAAAATTGGGGATGAAGATGCACGTAAACCCAGTGATGAAGAAATACAGGCTGCTTTGCCATATATAAACTACAAGGATATCACTCTGGATAAGGAAAACCAAACAGTCTATATCAAGAAAGGAATGACCTTAGAACTTGGTGCCATTTCAAAAGGATATATTGCGGATAAAGTGAGAGAGTTGTTTGAAAGTAAAGGGATTACTACAGCCATTATCAACCTTGGTGGGAATGTTGTGGTCATGGGTGACTCACCGAAAACACAAAAGGGTTGGAACGTTGGCGTTCAAGATCCGGATCAAGTTCGAGGGGTAACGGTTGGCTCCGTTCCTGAGACGCACGATTCAGTTGTTACTTCTGGTATCTATGAACGGTATATTGAGGTAGATGGTGTAAAATATCACCATATTTTAGATCCTAAAACAGGCTATCCTGTAGAGAATGACATTTCAGGAGTCACAGTTTTTTCAAAAACCTCGGTTCAAGGAGATGCCTTGTCTACAACTCTTTTCTTGCTCGGTGTTGAAAAAGGACTTGCATTCATCAACCAAATGGATGGAGTAGAAGCGGTCTTTATTGATAAGGAGCACGGTGTTCATCTGAGCGATGGACTTAAAGATAGCTTTGAATTAACGAATGAGGAGTATCATCTTGTCAGTGAATAAATCAAAGAACGGGCTCAGTTTACCCGTATTTCTAGAATTTGTCGAAATCAAAACAAAGGTCGCCAGTGTCTTTCCTATGACACTGGGGCTTCTATGGGCAGCTTATCGCTATCAGACTTTTAATTGGTTGAATACGCTGTTGTTTGTCCTGGCAGTACTGAGTTTTGATATGTGCACGACCGCAATAAACAATAGTATGGATTATCATAAGGCAAAAGATGAAGCCTATCGTCAAGAAAGTAATGTGATTGGGAAGTTTTCGCTTGATTTTCAGCAAATGATTGGTATTGTTTTTACCTTACTTATTTTTTCCATCCTGATTTCTTTATTGCTTGTCTGGCGTACGAGCTGGCTCCTTTTGCCGATGGGAGCCTTATGTTTCTTGATTGGAATCTTTTACACATTTGGTCCGATTCCTTTGTCAAGAATGCCACTGGGTGAAGTTTTCTCGGGCGTAACCATGGGATTTGGCATCTTCTTTCTTGCTGTATTTATTCAGCAACCAGATTTGCTATTGATGAGCCAAGTAAGTGGTCAGTGGATGACCTTGCAATTCTCTTGGACAAGGATCCTCGAAATTGTTTTTATGTCCATTCCTTTGGTAAGCCTGATTGCTAATATCATGTTGGCGAACAACACTTGTGATTTGGAAGAAGATATTCGCAACCATCGCTACACCTTGGTTTACTATATTGGCAAGAAAAATGCTTTGAAACTATACTTTGTCTTGGCAAGTTTACCATGGTTGCTGTGGCTGTTGTACTGTTTGACTGGTTTCTTGCCATTCTGGGCATTGATTGGTTTGCTTGGTCTAGTGCCTGCTTATCATAGTTTGGAACGATTCTTGAAAAAGCAAGTAAAGCGAGAAACTTTTATTGAAGCAGTAAAAAGTTTTGTTCTCTTTTCAGGAGTTCATGTTCTTACGTTACTAGTAGCCGTTATATTTAATAAATAAGACACAGCCTATTGACTGTGTCTTATTTATTATAATGGTAAAATGAGTTCTTCTTCGTCAGAGTTGTCCCCACCGACAGCTTTAATTTCAATCAGGAGATTGTGTGGCAGACAAACGGAAAGTTCACCTGGTTGGCTAATCCAGCCAGTCATCACAGCAATCTGGTCAGGACTATTGTCCTCTTTGTCACGAATCCGTTCGCCATCGACTTCAATAATATTGTATTGTCCTTCGTTTGGATAATAGGTAATTTCTTGATGAGGAGTATCTTTTGATAATTCAAATTGATCGACGACCTCACCGTTTATCCTAACATATGCAATGATTTTAGTTTCATTTGACTGTGACGTTAAATGCATGTATGTAAAAATCGCTGGGACAAAGGATAATAGAAGGGTCAGTCCAATTAATAGATAGTCAAATAATTTGAATTGTTTGAGAATGGATTTGAATGTCATATACAATCTATTGTATAGAAAAAAACTTACTTTGTAAAATGTTGGACACAGATTACTTTTTCAATTGATTATAGAAGAGTAGGATGGCTAACATTCCCCAAAATCCAGCTTGAAGTGGCTGTATTTTCCCAGTGAAAAATACAATGGAGAAAGTTAAGGCAAAA
Protein-coding regions in this window:
- a CDS encoding Gx transporter family protein is translated as MNSKRKTLNFITMLAAQAVVISVVERLIPTPFSFAPGAKLGLGNLISLIAIFTLPAKDSVKVVSLRLLISTFLGGTFSTFLYSFAGVTLSYIVMLSAKQLGPRRVSPIGISILGGMMHNVGQLIVFATIARSFYVLNYLPILSFSGILSGFLVGLAATYLLEKVGPLRYYHYKILAEWK
- a CDS encoding NusG domain II-containing protein; its protein translation is MTFKSILKQFKLFDYLLIGLTLLLSFVPAIFTYMHLTSQSNETKIIAYVRINGEVVDQFELSKDTPHQEITYYPNEGQYNIIEVDGERIRDKEDNSPDQIAVMTGWISQPGELSVCLPHNLLIEIKAVGGDNSDEEELILPL
- the menA gene encoding 1,4-dihydroxy-2-naphthoate polyprenyltransferase — its product is MNKSKNGLSLPVFLEFVEIKTKVASVFPMTLGLLWAAYRYQTFNWLNTLLFVLAVLSFDMCTTAINNSMDYHKAKDEAYRQESNVIGKFSLDFQQMIGIVFTLLIFSILISLLLVWRTSWLLLPMGALCFLIGIFYTFGPIPLSRMPLGEVFSGVTMGFGIFFLAVFIQQPDLLLMSQVSGQWMTLQFSWTRILEIVFMSIPLVSLIANIMLANNTCDLEEDIRNHRYTLVYYIGKKNALKLYFVLASLPWLLWLLYCLTGFLPFWALIGLLGLVPAYHSLERFLKKQVKRETFIEAVKSFVLFSGVHVLTLLVAVIFNK
- a CDS encoding FAD:protein FMN transferase, producing MKKGIRLFVICIATFLLVACGAKKTETLPVVKTPLTRSESLLHTVVQLSIYHDDQEEVMDEAIAYIKEMESLLSTNLEGSDVYRINQAAGKEAVKVDDRTFEVIEKAIETSEESDGLFDISIGAVTNLWKIGDEDARKPSDEEIQAALPYINYKDITLDKENQTVYIKKGMTLELGAISKGYIADKVRELFESKGITTAIINLGGNVVVMGDSPKTQKGWNVGVQDPDQVRGVTVGSVPETHDSVVTSGIYERYIEVDGVKYHHILDPKTGYPVENDISGVTVFSKTSVQGDALSTTLFLLGVEKGLAFINQMDGVEAVFIDKEHGVHLSDGLKDSFELTNEEYHLVSE
- a CDS encoding NAD(P)/FAD-dependent oxidoreductase, which codes for MTKNIVIVGAGYAGIAAARLLGKTFKKNKDVSVTLIDKNSFHTYMTELHEVAAGRVEANAIKYDLQRIFKKYPKVQLVTDKVVEIDYDKKQVVAEHQTLAFDYLLLSMGGEANDFGVKGVKEHGFTLWSIEAAERLHDHMIDACYRAMREHDEAKRRALLTFTVIGAGFTGIEMIGELIDWVPILAREFKLDPKEFSLKVVEATPNILAMVTEKEQVKARKYLEKKGVELVLGDGVASVQEDSLTLASGRQIQTYTSIWTAGVQANSDASEFGIEKARAGRLIANEFMEAKGKENVYVAGDLVYFEESEGKPTPQIVQAAEQTGHTAASNIIAAINGGEKHSYKGKYDGFMVSIGSRYGVAFLMDKYHMSGFFAMAVKHMVNLLYFFTIRSFFYMGSYVRHEFFDIKNKRNIFGGHTSGKGNLLWTVPMRLLYGSVWLYEGVKKAFGLFGTTSWFGDQVVFPFPWLADPVSGASAAETVSSASQAATAVAEAAHPIFGLSYAYGETPMTVLEKMPNWFASIMEFLMPNQEVALFMQKFMTIAEIGIGLALIAGAFVWIVSAATVALVVMFSLSGMFYWVNIWFIPAAISLMNGSGRAFGLDYWIMPWLGRFLDKTIYGKPKHIYRIKDNK
- a CDS encoding FMN-binding protein, which encodes MKNTKWMLKSLLVLGAAVTLVACGAKEESSTTTSSTAETTTSESSTSAWKDGTYKAESGFDERGWKFVHEITIKDGKITASTADYEDKDGNLKSENAEYNTTMKEKSGISSAEATDKLDEELLAAQSADVEVVSGATHTSENFKKSTEALLKAAEEGKTDTITLTFE